A portion of the Brockia lithotrophica genome contains these proteins:
- a CDS encoding ThiJ/PfpI family protein translates to MSKRVLLMTGDGGEALEVFYPYYRVQEAGHTVVLAAPRKKTVHTVIHDREPDWDISTEKPGYRIEADAAYADVRPEEFDALILSGGRAPEYARLDEHAPRIVRAFWESGKPVGAICHGGLFFVAAGIDLTGRTLTATRGIRPELERLGARYLSERVVVNRNLVTAQSWRDLPGFMREFMRVL, encoded by the coding sequence GTGTCGAAACGCGTTCTCCTCATGACGGGGGACGGAGGCGAGGCCCTCGAGGTGTTTTATCCCTACTACCGCGTCCAGGAGGCGGGGCACACCGTCGTCCTCGCCGCCCCCCGCAAGAAAACCGTCCACACGGTCATCCACGACCGCGAGCCCGACTGGGATATCTCCACGGAGAAGCCCGGTTACCGCATCGAGGCGGATGCCGCCTACGCAGACGTTCGCCCCGAAGAGTTCGACGCGCTAATTCTCTCCGGCGGGCGCGCACCGGAGTACGCGCGCCTGGACGAGCATGCGCCGCGCATCGTGCGCGCCTTTTGGGAATCCGGCAAGCCCGTAGGGGCCATCTGCCACGGCGGGCTCTTCTTCGTCGCCGCCGGGATCGACCTCACGGGTCGCACGCTCACGGCGACGCGGGGAATCCGACCGGAGCTGGAGCGCCTCGGGGCGAGGTACCTTTCGGAGCGCGTCGTCGTCAATCGCAACCTCGTCACCGCTCAGTCGTGGCGCGACCTCCCGGGGTTCATGCGCGAGTTTATGCGCGTCCTCTGA
- a CDS encoding ABC transporter permease protein YvcS: MSWRHLWLRMMGRDLRRTVAFVVPTALAVMLFLLFRSLVGTAGIEASPFRPESVIDAAFAFTSYLVAFFSGFFVVYFHRLYVRGESQALGLLATFGLSPRDRRNLIRLESAALGAASLALGTAAAYLLGPLFARFTAVLFDFGVDFAFRVPPRALAETGAFFGAVFLVEALYTSRWAARRWPREFFSAVWQVEAVPKPSAKWGLLGLLSLFGGYGLAVYVHPWVMAYTEYAYAVYADAAMKWFLLWVFLALIIVALVLGGTYLVLRDTLRLWVEGRRRRMTEGRGGVSSASLFLLARLGAELRRFAGVSAVFAGVFAAFFTTVAAISFINEFDRLRAVELYPVPVQAAFVLDSPLSRASGELNPGSPAPAETPAADETGGVFSYEDAKTPAGFPGLSEGAKIVEGEATRVASRLAEEGIVVAQRIPFQVARLEMVPRSSASTPPGEVPEDRREAVLHHVRENLRSVEVLSRSTYVALRDAQVAHRAAVSSGVEPLPEVPPLAGRQAFFLAHGMDASTFSRFARSAGGLGFPFEPGEYELLPGWGSSSAPPPPFSDPVREPESRKREGLEESVAIDLVGATGTRGHILNPAFTVQMHPDATLVVADELWARLPREALFAHGELAVGEAMWVAESSLPRLHRLAADGGLSGFGGSRGFASHGGAGVETSVRNVWFTVQSDAVENALLRRLSYMYTLTFLGLLLFTFGALALYLRLRESEAKDLREASTLRSLGFRAGEVRQIWRREALALYLLPLVFASLHLAFAAVDAGGILPRASGWFASALAVLEGVRPPSLAESLRMIPPRVVYDLVGLVAGSLLLFVLYALLAGNTYGQELWRRVVHRRR; this comes from the coding sequence ATGAGCTGGCGGCATCTTTGGCTGCGGATGATGGGGCGCGACCTTCGGCGCACGGTCGCCTTTGTCGTCCCCACCGCCTTGGCGGTGATGCTTTTCCTCCTCTTTCGTTCGCTCGTCGGGACGGCGGGAATCGAAGCCTCTCCGTTTCGCCCTGAAAGTGTGATAGATGCCGCCTTTGCGTTTACCTCCTACCTGGTGGCCTTCTTCTCGGGTTTCTTCGTCGTCTACTTTCACCGTCTGTACGTGCGGGGGGAGTCGCAGGCTTTGGGCCTTCTCGCCACATTCGGCCTTTCTCCCCGGGATCGGCGCAACCTCATCCGCCTCGAGAGCGCCGCGCTGGGGGCGGCTTCTCTCGCGCTGGGCACCGCCGCCGCCTACCTTTTGGGGCCTTTGTTCGCGCGCTTCACCGCGGTCCTCTTCGACTTCGGTGTGGACTTCGCGTTTCGGGTACCTCCGAGAGCGCTTGCGGAAACGGGGGCGTTTTTCGGCGCGGTATTTCTCGTCGAAGCCCTCTACACCTCCCGGTGGGCGGCCCGCCGCTGGCCGCGGGAGTTTTTTTCCGCGGTCTGGCAGGTGGAGGCGGTGCCCAAACCTTCCGCGAAGTGGGGGCTTCTGGGGCTTCTGTCGCTTTTCGGCGGCTACGGCCTTGCCGTCTATGTCCACCCGTGGGTGATGGCCTACACCGAGTATGCTTACGCCGTGTATGCGGATGCGGCGATGAAGTGGTTCCTCCTCTGGGTATTTCTCGCGTTGATCATCGTCGCCCTCGTCCTCGGGGGCACCTACCTCGTCCTCCGCGACACCTTGCGCCTGTGGGTGGAAGGGCGTCGCAGGCGCATGACGGAAGGGAGGGGAGGGGTCTCGTCGGCGTCGCTCTTCCTCTTGGCACGTCTGGGCGCCGAGCTCCGGCGGTTTGCCGGGGTGAGCGCGGTGTTCGCCGGCGTCTTCGCCGCTTTTTTCACGACGGTGGCGGCCATATCGTTTATAAACGAATTCGATCGCCTTCGCGCGGTGGAGCTGTATCCCGTACCCGTGCAGGCGGCGTTCGTCTTAGATTCGCCTCTTTCCCGCGCGTCGGGGGAGCTAAACCCCGGGTCACCCGCGCCCGCGGAGACTCCCGCCGCAGACGAGACGGGCGGGGTCTTTTCCTACGAAGATGCGAAAACGCCCGCGGGTTTTCCCGGCCTCTCGGAGGGGGCGAAGATCGTCGAAGGGGAAGCCACGCGGGTCGCCTCCCGCCTCGCCGAGGAGGGGATCGTTGTGGCCCAAAGGATTCCCTTCCAGGTGGCGCGTCTGGAGATGGTTCCCAGGTCTTCGGCTTCTACGCCGCCGGGCGAAGTCCCGGAAGATCGAAGGGAGGCCGTCCTCCACCACGTCCGGGAAAATCTCCGTTCGGTGGAAGTCCTCTCCCGGAGCACCTACGTAGCGCTCCGGGACGCCCAGGTCGCCCACCGCGCGGCCGTGTCCTCCGGGGTGGAGCCGCTCCCGGAGGTACCGCCTCTCGCGGGTAGGCAGGCGTTTTTCTTGGCCCACGGGATGGACGCGTCCACGTTTTCGCGCTTCGCCCGAAGTGCGGGAGGTCTCGGCTTTCCCTTTGAACCGGGGGAGTACGAGTTGCTTCCGGGTTGGGGAAGCTCCTCCGCGCCGCCGCCTCCGTTCTCAGACCCCGTACGGGAACCGGAAAGCCGGAAACGGGAAGGGCTCGAGGAATCCGTAGCCATCGACCTCGTCGGGGCGACGGGGACGCGCGGTCACATCCTCAACCCGGCCTTCACGGTGCAGATGCATCCCGACGCCACCCTCGTGGTCGCGGACGAGCTCTGGGCCCGCCTCCCACGCGAAGCCCTTTTCGCCCACGGGGAACTTGCCGTCGGGGAGGCGATGTGGGTCGCGGAATCCTCCCTCCCCCGGCTTCACCGGCTCGCAGCGGACGGAGGACTTTCGGGATTCGGAGGATCTCGAGGCTTCGCTTCCCACGGGGGAGCAGGAGTGGAAACCTCCGTTCGAAACGTGTGGTTTACGGTTCAGTCGGATGCCGTAGAAAACGCGCTTCTTAGGCGCCTCTCTTACATGTACACGCTCACGTTTCTCGGGCTCCTCCTCTTTACCTTTGGCGCGCTGGCGTTGTACCTGCGCCTGCGAGAAAGCGAGGCAAAGGACCTCAGGGAGGCAAGTACCCTTCGCTCCTTGGGCTTTCGCGCCGGGGAAGTTCGGCAAATTTGGCGCAGAGAAGCCCTGGCGTTGTACCTCCTGCCGTTGGTCTTTGCCTCTCTTCACCTCGCGTTTGCCGCCGTCGATGCCGGCGGGATTCTGCCCCGGGCGAGCGGGTGGTTCGCCTCTGCCCTCGCCGTCCTCGAAGGCGTGCGTCCCCCCTCCCTCGCGGAAAGCCTGCGCATGATCCCCCCGAGAGTCGTGTACGACCTCGTCGGGTTGGTCGCGGGGAGCTTGCTGCTCTTCGTACTCTACGCGCTCCTCGCGGGGAACACGTACGGGCAGGAACTCTGGCGGCGCGTCGTGCACCGTCGGAGGTAG
- a CDS encoding Cell division protein FtsK produces the protein MARKKARPSWVREVRLDLLALFTIAVGVVALSGSWGAVGRALRFVFRTLAGAWGFVLPLFLIGTGLFVLVYRRRPHLLHPRLVGGLLLFLALLLFSHLEILRDLREEGGLQLAILATTWKRLLLDAQGVPVAIGGGMVGAALATLFVYLFGGVGAYLMNGLLFLGGFLLLLGTSLRKIWSSLRDGAARAGAFFKRLGQGVSVRLGGAARLLRAGLRRGGEPREGSAGAEDEELFGEGPDSFGRRPLRGTVPPAAEGVYFGRAGDESFVPGSPEGEPGGGSHSAASPGPFGGEDSPSLRPASPGKGSPGGKSVPDGGLGGEPREKGEAAPGVLRRIREGFSWSPRRMGDLPPSDVPSGAAADGVRGFPSLSDKEGDVPQAPKPLPEGGAGVGASVAAGAESSLSSSAPRGGKRAASFSDASLVEGEELELPLVFPEDPVPLRYRLPPLSLLERPAPRASRRKERPEAKAEKLLRTLESFGVQVRLVGILEGPTVTRFELQPEAGVKVSRVLSLADDIALALAARDIRIEAPVPGKPVIGVEVPNDEVQVVSLREVLESRIFQDSSSPLTLALGKSISGEVVVADLAAMPHLLIAGATGSGKSVSLNAMILSILYKARPDEVKFLLVDPKMVELSVYNGIPHLLAPVVTDAKKASLLLRRVVEEMERRYEAFAEVGARDLDRYNALVMRGAVRGEPKPKVVVVIDELADLMMVAPAEVEASIARLAQKARAAGIHLIVATQRPSVDVITGLIKANIPSRIAFAVSSHVDSRTILDMGGAEKLVGRGDMLFLPVGASKPLRLQGCYVSDREVEEVVRFVRAQLTPVYDESLRSVEEGADEPEVEDELFEPAVRLVLETKQASVSLLQRRFAIGYSRAARLIDIMERKGIVGPYEGSRPRKVLVDDYDFGRRSSRGKAPTEGEEISFGP, from the coding sequence ATGGCGCGCAAGAAAGCTCGCCCGTCCTGGGTACGCGAAGTGCGCTTGGACCTTCTGGCGCTCTTTACGATCGCCGTCGGAGTGGTCGCCCTGAGCGGGAGTTGGGGGGCCGTAGGGCGCGCGCTTCGCTTTGTCTTTCGGACCCTGGCGGGGGCTTGGGGCTTTGTCTTGCCGCTTTTTTTGATCGGGACGGGCCTTTTCGTCCTCGTCTACCGGCGGCGACCGCACCTCCTTCACCCGCGGCTCGTCGGCGGGCTCCTCCTCTTTCTCGCCCTCCTCCTCTTTTCCCACCTGGAAATCCTCCGCGACCTGCGCGAGGAAGGCGGCCTGCAGCTGGCCATCCTCGCCACGACGTGGAAGCGCCTTCTTCTCGACGCCCAGGGAGTTCCGGTGGCGATCGGCGGCGGGATGGTCGGCGCGGCGCTCGCCACCCTGTTCGTCTACCTCTTCGGCGGCGTGGGAGCCTACCTCATGAACGGCCTCCTCTTTCTCGGGGGTTTCCTTCTCCTCCTGGGCACTTCCCTCCGCAAGATCTGGAGTTCGCTGCGCGACGGGGCGGCGCGCGCTGGCGCTTTCTTCAAGCGCCTCGGACAAGGGGTTTCGGTTCGCCTCGGGGGAGCCGCCCGCCTTTTGCGCGCAGGGCTTCGGCGCGGAGGAGAGCCGCGCGAAGGTTCTGCGGGAGCGGAGGACGAGGAGCTTTTCGGGGAGGGGCCCGACTCCTTCGGCCGTCGTCCGCTTCGGGGAACCGTTCCCCCGGCAGCCGAAGGCGTCTACTTCGGCCGCGCGGGAGACGAAAGCTTCGTACCGGGATCTCCCGAAGGGGAACCGGGCGGGGGTTCGCACTCCGCGGCCTCGCCGGGGCCTTTCGGCGGCGAAGACTCCCCCTCCCTTCGGCCGGCGTCTCCGGGAAAAGGAAGCCCGGGCGGCAAATCCGTGCCCGATGGAGGCTTGGGTGGGGAGCCGAGGGAGAAAGGGGAGGCAGCGCCGGGAGTTTTGCGGCGGATTCGGGAGGGATTTTCCTGGTCGCCCCGTCGCATGGGCGATCTCCCTCCTTCCGACGTGCCTTCCGGGGCTGCGGCGGATGGCGTACGAGGTTTCCCGAGCCTTTCCGACAAGGAGGGGGACGTCCCTCAGGCCCCGAAACCTCTCCCGGAAGGCGGCGCAGGTGTAGGCGCGTCCGTCGCCGCAGGAGCAGAGTCCTCCCTTTCCTCGTCCGCCCCCCGAGGCGGGAAGCGCGCCGCTTCTTTCTCCGACGCTTCCCTCGTCGAGGGCGAAGAGCTCGAACTTCCCCTCGTGTTCCCCGAAGACCCCGTACCCCTTCGGTACCGTCTTCCGCCCCTCTCCCTCCTCGAACGCCCCGCCCCCCGCGCTTCGCGACGGAAGGAGCGGCCCGAAGCAAAGGCGGAGAAGCTCCTCCGCACGCTCGAGAGCTTCGGCGTCCAGGTCCGTCTCGTGGGGATCTTAGAGGGCCCCACGGTCACGCGCTTCGAACTTCAACCGGAGGCGGGGGTGAAGGTGAGCCGCGTCTTGAGCCTTGCAGACGACATCGCCCTCGCCCTCGCCGCGCGCGATATCCGGATTGAAGCTCCGGTTCCGGGGAAGCCCGTGATCGGCGTCGAGGTGCCCAACGACGAGGTACAGGTCGTCAGCCTGCGGGAGGTCTTGGAAAGCCGGATTTTCCAAGATTCCTCCTCTCCCCTCACCCTCGCCCTCGGAAAGAGCATCAGCGGCGAGGTCGTCGTGGCCGACCTTGCCGCGATGCCCCACCTCCTCATCGCCGGGGCGACGGGGAGCGGGAAGAGCGTGAGCCTCAACGCCATGATCCTCTCCATCCTCTACAAGGCGCGGCCGGACGAGGTGAAGTTCCTCCTCGTCGACCCCAAGATGGTCGAACTCTCCGTGTACAACGGGATCCCTCACCTCCTCGCTCCCGTGGTCACGGACGCCAAGAAGGCTTCTCTCCTCCTCCGGCGGGTCGTCGAGGAGATGGAGCGCCGCTACGAGGCGTTTGCGGAGGTGGGTGCCCGCGACCTCGACCGCTACAACGCCCTTGTCATGCGCGGGGCGGTTCGGGGAGAGCCTAAGCCCAAGGTGGTCGTCGTCATCGACGAGCTCGCGGACCTCATGATGGTTGCCCCCGCGGAAGTCGAGGCGTCGATCGCCCGCCTCGCGCAGAAGGCGCGCGCGGCGGGGATTCACCTCATCGTCGCCACCCAGAGGCCCTCGGTGGACGTGATCACGGGCCTCATCAAGGCGAACATCCCCTCGCGCATCGCCTTTGCCGTCTCTTCGCACGTGGATTCGCGGACGATCCTCGACATGGGCGGGGCGGAAAAGCTCGTCGGCCGCGGCGACATGCTCTTTTTGCCCGTCGGGGCGTCCAAACCGCTCCGCCTGCAGGGGTGCTACGTCTCCGACCGCGAGGTAGAAGAGGTGGTCCGCTTCGTGCGCGCCCAGCTCACCCCCGTGTACGACGAATCCCTGCGCTCGGTCGAGGAAGGCGCCGACGAACCGGAGGTAGAGGACGAACTCTTCGAGCCCGCCGTCCGCCTCGTCCTCGAGACGAAGCAGGCTTCCGTGTCGCTCCTTCAGCGGCGTTTTGCCATCGGCTACTCCCGCGCCGCACGCCTCATCGACATCATGGAGCGCAAGGGAATCGTGGGACCTTACGAGGGGAGCCGGCCGCGCAAGGTGCTTGTCGACGACTACGATTTCGGGCGGAGGAGTTCGCGGGGAAAGGCGCCTACGGAAGGGGAGGAGATCTCGTTCGGTCCCTAG
- a CDS encoding Cytochrome c-type biogenesis protein CcdA — translation MRLFLYRDQVASALVDAPDHDSPNGSGVPRLLWVRRAVLPGPESRGRGRCTAFRPCGARVFGIPPERCGGHKTVNISLGIAFVSGLVAFFSPCVFPLYPSFLAYVTGVSAREVHNARGARLRARVVLHSLLFALGLSTIYFLLGFGASFLGQLFFAYQDLIARIGGALILLMGLVVMGVVHVEFLERTFQFRLGKSGSTLGAYVRSYLVGLLFGAGWTPCVSPILGGIFALAATQPAQATALMLAFSLGFAGPFVLFGFFLSFVTKLAAYTPLVARIGGALLVLTGLLLMTGQFGRLSLWLG, via the coding sequence GTGCGGCTTTTTTTATACCGCGACCAGGTCGCCTCCGCCCTCGTAGACGCACCCGACCACGATTCGCCCAACGGATCGGGAGTTCCCCGCCTCCTCTGGGTAAGACGGGCCGTACTACCTGGACCCGAGTCGCGGGGGCGCGGCAGGTGTACCGCTTTCCGACCTTGCGGAGCACGAGTTTTCGGGATACCACCGGAGCGCTGTGGGGGGCACAAGACGGTGAACATCTCGTTGGGGATTGCCTTTGTGTCGGGTTTGGTGGCGTTTTTCTCGCCGTGCGTCTTCCCCCTGTACCCTTCCTTTCTCGCCTACGTGACCGGCGTCTCTGCGCGGGAGGTGCACAACGCGAGGGGGGCTCGCCTGCGCGCCCGCGTCGTCCTCCATTCTTTGCTCTTTGCCTTGGGCCTTTCTACGATCTACTTTCTCTTGGGCTTTGGGGCGTCCTTCCTCGGGCAACTGTTTTTCGCCTACCAGGATCTCATAGCACGCATCGGCGGAGCGCTCATCCTCCTCATGGGGCTCGTCGTCATGGGCGTCGTCCACGTCGAATTTCTCGAGCGTACGTTCCAATTCCGCCTGGGCAAGAGCGGTTCGACCTTGGGCGCGTACGTCCGGAGCTACCTCGTGGGGCTCCTCTTCGGAGCGGGGTGGACGCCGTGCGTGAGCCCGATCCTCGGGGGGATCTTTGCCCTTGCGGCTACGCAGCCGGCGCAGGCCACCGCCCTCATGCTCGCCTTTAGCCTCGGCTTTGCCGGACCGTTCGTCCTCTTCGGCTTCTTCCTCTCCTTTGTCACAAAGCTCGCCGCGTACACGCCCCTCGTCGCGCGCATCGGGGGTGCCCTCCTCGTCCTCACGGGGCTTCTCCTCATGACCGGTCAGTTTGGCCGCCTCTCGCTTTGGCTCGGATGA
- a CDS encoding Glutamyl-tRNA synthetase: MPAPSEHATNSEVRVRFAPSPTGPLHIGGVRTALFNWLFARRHGGKVILRIDDTDRERSREEHLDNILASFRWLGVDFDEGPHVGGPHAPYRQSERLDLYRKALDTLVERGLAYPCYCTDEELEAERREQLAQGKAPRYSGRCRHLTPEQREAYEREGRRPAWRLKVDLDGPVVVPDLIRGNVTFDPDQIDDFILVKRDSMPTYHFASVVDDIAMGITHIIRGEEHLSNTPRHVVLFRALDAPLPKFAHVPMILAPDRTKLSKRHGATSIDDFRALGFLPEALVNYSLLLGYYPGEGREIFSPAEIASEFSLERINKAPAVFDMEKLRWVNAHYLRSLPIDTVYGHALPFLQSAGYLPERPAPQEVELARRRLDAVRSRVSTLVEVVDWLSYFYRPVEAYDPKGVGKHFALPPDSEKVAENLTKALEVAARLEQAAQALASVEIWSAPYLEPAYRALIEKLGIKSGELIHPTRLALTGRTVGPGLFDVMELLGKETTIERLRRAARWIRERVAQIETERRESRDGLGL, from the coding sequence ATGCCCGCCCCTTCCGAGCACGCTACCAACTCCGAGGTCCGCGTACGCTTTGCTCCCTCCCCTACCGGACCTCTGCACATCGGCGGCGTGCGTACCGCGCTCTTCAACTGGCTCTTCGCCCGCCGGCACGGCGGCAAGGTGATCCTCCGCATCGACGACACGGACCGCGAACGCTCCCGCGAGGAGCACCTGGACAACATCCTCGCCTCCTTCCGCTGGTTGGGCGTCGACTTCGACGAGGGCCCCCACGTGGGCGGCCCCCACGCGCCCTATCGACAGTCCGAACGCCTCGACCTCTACCGCAAGGCCCTCGACACCCTCGTCGAGCGAGGTCTGGCCTACCCTTGCTACTGCACGGACGAAGAGCTCGAAGCGGAGCGCCGAGAGCAGCTCGCTCAGGGGAAAGCGCCCCGGTACTCGGGCCGATGCCGCCACCTCACCCCCGAACAGAGGGAAGCGTACGAGCGGGAAGGGCGAAGGCCCGCCTGGCGGCTCAAGGTCGACCTGGACGGTCCCGTGGTCGTCCCCGACCTCATCCGGGGAAACGTAACCTTCGACCCGGACCAGATCGACGACTTCATCCTCGTAAAACGCGACAGCATGCCCACGTACCACTTCGCCAGCGTGGTCGACGACATCGCCATGGGAATCACGCACATCATCCGCGGCGAGGAGCACCTCTCGAATACCCCCCGGCACGTCGTGCTCTTTCGGGCCCTGGACGCTCCCCTCCCCAAGTTCGCCCACGTGCCCATGATCCTCGCCCCGGACCGCACCAAGCTCTCCAAGCGCCACGGTGCGACGAGCATCGACGATTTCCGCGCGCTGGGGTTCCTCCCGGAGGCCCTCGTAAACTACAGCCTCCTCCTCGGGTACTACCCGGGAGAAGGGCGGGAGATCTTTTCCCCCGCCGAGATCGCCTCCGAGTTCTCCCTGGAGCGCATCAACAAGGCGCCGGCCGTCTTCGACATGGAGAAGCTCCGCTGGGTCAACGCCCACTACCTCCGGAGCCTCCCCATCGACACCGTCTACGGCCACGCCCTGCCGTTTCTCCAAAGCGCGGGCTACCTCCCGGAACGACCCGCCCCGCAGGAGGTGGAGCTCGCAAGACGCCGCCTCGACGCCGTCCGCTCGCGCGTGAGCACCCTCGTGGAGGTCGTCGACTGGCTGAGCTACTTCTACCGGCCGGTGGAAGCGTACGACCCCAAAGGAGTCGGCAAGCACTTCGCCCTGCCGCCGGATTCCGAGAAGGTTGCGGAAAACCTCACCAAAGCCCTCGAGGTCGCAGCAAGGCTCGAGCAGGCGGCGCAGGCTCTCGCTTCGGTGGAAATCTGGTCGGCGCCCTACCTCGAGCCCGCATACCGCGCGCTCATCGAGAAGTTGGGGATCAAGAGCGGCGAGCTCATCCACCCCACGCGCCTCGCCCTCACCGGCCGTACGGTGGGCCCGGGGCTCTTCGACGTGATGGAACTCCTCGGGAAGGAGACGACGATCGAACGCCTCCGCCGGGCTGCGCGGTGGATTCGGGAACGGGTGGCCCAAATCGAAACCGAACGTCGCGAAAGCCGGGACGGCTTGGGGTTGTAG
- a CDS encoding Translocation-enhancing protein TepA translates to MAKEVRSKGAIQPFVAGEDGDEGGGNELGRSVIEALRQFGTPSVPEPRGRIFTVTIIGQIEGHVQLPPQNKTTKYEHLLPQFVAAGQNPQIEGILILLNTVGGDVEAGLAIAEMVASCGKPSVALVLGGGHSIGVPIAVAADYSFIAETATMTIHPIRLNGLIIGVPQTFEYIEKMHERIVRFVTRHSRISPEKFKELMFKTGELTTDVGTNLSGPEAVEVGLIDAVGGLKDALAKLDDLIRQRKGGPEKRGEGGEGEAGGSDGDGRKA, encoded by the coding sequence GTGGCTAAGGAAGTGCGGTCCAAAGGAGCGATACAGCCCTTCGTAGCCGGGGAAGACGGCGACGAGGGGGGAGGGAACGAACTGGGTCGGAGCGTGATCGAAGCGCTTCGCCAGTTCGGGACCCCTTCCGTTCCCGAGCCGCGCGGGAGGATCTTTACCGTGACGATCATCGGGCAAATTGAAGGACACGTTCAGCTTCCGCCGCAGAACAAGACGACGAAGTACGAGCACCTCCTTCCCCAGTTTGTCGCCGCCGGGCAGAACCCGCAAATCGAGGGGATTCTCATCCTCCTCAATACGGTGGGCGGCGACGTGGAGGCGGGCCTCGCCATCGCCGAGATGGTCGCCTCCTGCGGCAAGCCAAGCGTCGCCCTCGTGCTCGGCGGCGGGCACAGCATCGGCGTTCCGATTGCGGTCGCCGCGGACTACAGCTTCATCGCGGAGACGGCGACGATGACCATCCACCCCATCCGGCTCAACGGCCTCATCATCGGCGTTCCCCAGACCTTCGAGTACATCGAAAAGATGCACGAGCGCATCGTGCGCTTCGTCACCCGCCACTCGCGGATCTCGCCGGAGAAGTTCAAGGAACTCATGTTCAAGACGGGGGAACTCACGACCGACGTGGGGACGAACCTCTCCGGGCCGGAGGCGGTAGAGGTCGGGCTCATCGATGCCGTCGGGGGGCTCAAGGACGCCCTCGCCAAGCTCGACGATCTCATCCGCCAACGCAAGGGCGGCCCGGAGAAACGGGGCGAAGGCGGGGAAGGCGAAGCGGGCGGGTCGGACGGGGACGGCCGAAAGGCGTGA
- a CDS encoding NADH dehydrogenase: MAQEFDVLVLGGGYGGLLAALRLGRRLAGKPFRIGLVDRNAYHTLVTELHRVAAGTAPPTAVRIPFAKILGGKPVSFVQAEVRELDPHGRRVDTSAGALRYKVLIVALGGEAETYGIPGVAEHALSATALTPARLFRHRLEHNLARYAYTRDDAYRTVVIGGAGFTGIELAGELASRAPTLREAFDLPAAEGGLRIVVAEATERVLPPFPEELGRYAVRRLEERGVRFFFGSPFREVCEEGVLLDDGTFLPARTVAWCGGVRAPEVLRRAGFPVHNGRIPVGNDLRVPGFEDVFAVGDVAYFVDEDLGPLPPTAQTAIQMGPQAAENAAALLTRGSVRPLRAKNRGAVATLGPKDAVGSLYGRFRIYGSLASWTKRAIEMRYLAILRWEAGWYTP, translated from the coding sequence GTGGCGCAAGAATTCGACGTCCTCGTCCTCGGAGGAGGATACGGGGGGCTCCTCGCCGCCCTACGCCTGGGAAGGCGCCTTGCGGGAAAGCCCTTCCGCATCGGTCTCGTGGACCGCAACGCGTACCACACGCTCGTGACCGAACTTCACCGCGTGGCGGCGGGCACCGCTCCGCCGACCGCCGTGCGGATCCCCTTTGCCAAAATCCTCGGGGGAAAGCCCGTTTCCTTCGTCCAGGCGGAAGTTCGCGAACTCGACCCCCACGGGCGTCGCGTGGACACCTCGGCGGGAGCCTTGCGCTACAAAGTCCTCATCGTCGCCCTGGGGGGAGAAGCGGAAACGTACGGGATCCCCGGGGTGGCGGAGCACGCCCTTTCGGCCACCGCGCTCACCCCGGCAAGGCTTTTTCGCCACCGCCTGGAGCACAACCTCGCGCGCTACGCGTACACGCGGGACGACGCCTACCGTACGGTCGTCATCGGAGGGGCGGGGTTTACGGGTATAGAGCTCGCGGGGGAGCTGGCGTCCCGCGCTCCCACCCTCCGCGAAGCCTTCGACCTCCCGGCGGCGGAGGGCGGGCTCAGGATCGTCGTCGCCGAGGCGACGGAGCGGGTCCTACCGCCCTTTCCCGAAGAGCTCGGGCGCTACGCCGTGCGCCGTTTGGAGGAACGCGGCGTGCGCTTCTTCTTCGGCAGCCCCTTCCGCGAAGTTTGCGAGGAAGGTGTGCTCCTGGACGACGGAACCTTCCTCCCCGCACGGACGGTCGCCTGGTGCGGAGGCGTTCGCGCTCCGGAAGTCCTCCGCCGGGCGGGATTTCCCGTGCACAACGGCCGCATCCCCGTCGGCAACGACCTCAGAGTTCCCGGGTTTGAAGACGTCTTTGCCGTGGGGGACGTCGCCTACTTCGTCGACGAGGACCTCGGCCCCCTTCCCCCCACGGCGCAGACGGCGATCCAAATGGGGCCGCAGGCCGCGGAAAACGCCGCCGCGCTCCTCACCCGTGGGAGCGTCCGCCCCCTGCGCGCGAAAAACCGCGGAGCGGTGGCGACCCTGGGGCCCAAGGATGCCGTGGGCAGTCTCTACGGACGCTTCCGGATCTACGGTTCTCTGGCCTCTTGGACGAAAAGGGCGATCGAAATGCGCTACCTCGCCATCCTCCGGTGGGAGGCAGGCTGGTACACGCCGTGA